In the Hordeum vulgare subsp. vulgare chromosome 7H, MorexV3_pseudomolecules_assembly, whole genome shotgun sequence genome, one interval contains:
- the LOC123409658 gene encoding uncharacterized protein LOC123409658, whose translation MVFSKVEVNLKRLLEAAPRQQNQAKLVHYITTARELLEQLGAEITPEGISSVSKAKLSEYSEKIEALAATLASLVPENENLVDESREQDSSYEREKVGSPISLSSGLRRRSTAQVEVGPSSHERKEREAGAPIKLDAEAQAHIEKHRKLQEDLTDEMVDLARQLKESSLLMNQSVQDTEKILDSTERAVEHSLASTGRATARASEVYSVASKTTCFQWLLIFLMTCMFVMVVLLIRIT comes from the exons ATGGTGTTCAGCAAGGTGGAAGTGAACTTGAAAAGACTGCTTGAGGCGGCCCCCCGCCAGCAGAATCAGGCTAAGCTTGTCCAT TACATAACCACAGCCAGGGAGCTGTTGGAGCAGCTTGGAGCTGAAATTACACCAGAAGGAATATCAAG TGTTTCAAAAGCTAAGCTCAGTGAGTATTCAGAAAAGATTGAAGCACTAGCTGCCACGCTTGCTTCTCTAGTG CCAGAAAATGAAAATCTGGTTGATGAGAGTAGAGAACAAGACAGCTCTTATGAAAGAGAAAAGGTTGGGAGTCCAATATCCTTATCATCAGGATTGCGGAGGAGATCGAC GGCTCAGGTGGAGGTTGGACCAAGCAGtcatgagagaaaagaaagagaagCTGGAGCACCTATTAAATTGGATGCAGAAGCTCAAGCTCACATTGAGAAGCATAG GAAGCTGCAAGAAGATTTAACTGACGAAATGGTTGACCTAGCACGCCAGCTGAAGGAGAGTAGCCTTTTAATGAACCAGTCCGTGCAAGATACAGAGAAG ATCCTCGATTCCACCGAGAGAGCTGTGGAGCATAGCCTGGCGAGCACCGGGCGTGCAACGGCGCGAGCCTCGGAGGTCTACTCGGTGGCCTCCAAGACAACCTGCTTCCAGTGGCTGCTCATCTTTCTGATGACCTGCATGTTTGTCATGGTGGTTCTGCTCATACGGATCACCTGA
- the LOC123408707 gene encoding bidirectional sugar transporter SWEET11-like, whose amino-acid sequence MAGGPFDMSHPASALAGIAGNIVSFFVFLAPMATFLRIYRKKTTGGFSSVPYVVALFSCSLLIFYALVKTESPLLLTINGFGCGIETVYIIAYLVYAPPRARLRTLAYFFILDVAAFGLVLLVTMYAFAPAHRVKFLGSVCLAFSLAVFVSPLSIIFKVIKTKSVEFLPVGLSFCLVLSAIAWFCYGLFTRDPFVMYPNVGGFFFSCVQIGLYCWYRKPSNAVLPTTTADAGNGGAADQPQVIELPVHAVAILSVSPTPILGVHKIEVMAAEQQTAIDVKDAAKAAEAVDQPEVIEIVPAPAV is encoded by the exons ATGGCTGGGGGCCCCTTCGACATGTCTCACCCGGCGTCCGCCCTCGCCGGCATCGCAG GGAACATCGTCTCCTTCTTCGTGTTCCTCGCGCCAAT GGCGACGTTCCTGCGGATCtacaggaagaagacgacgggcgGGTTCAGCTCGGTGCCGTACGTGGTGGCGCTCTTCAGCTGCTCGCTGCTCATCTTCTACGCGCTGGTCAAGACCGAGTCCCCACTCCTGCTCACCATCAACGGCTTCGGCTGCGGCATCGAGACCGTCTACATCATCGCCTACCTCGTCTACGCGCCGCCCAGGGCCAGGCTCAGGACGCTCGCCTACTTTTTCATCCTCGACGTCGCCGCCTTcggcctcgtcctcctcgtcaccATGTACGCCTTCGCGCCGGCACACCGCGTCAAGTTCCTCGGCAGCGTCTGCCTCGCCTTCTCCCTGGCCGTCTTCGTCTCGCCGCTCTCCATCATC TTCAAGGTGATCAAGACCAAGAGCGTGGAGTTCCTGCCCGTCGGCCTCTCCTTCTGCCTCGTCCTCAGCGCCATCGCGTGGTTCTGCTACGGCCTCTTCACCAGGGACCCATTCGTCATG TACCCGAACGTGGGCGGCTTCTTCTTCAGCTGCGTCCAGATCGGGCTCTACTGCTGGTACCGCAAGCCCAGCAACGCCGTGCTACCCACTACTACCGCCGACGCCGGCAATGGTGGCGCCGCGGACCAGCCGCAGGTGATCGAGCTGCCCGTGCACGCCGTCGCCATATTGTCCGTGAGCCCCACCCCGATCCTCGGCGTGCACAAGATCGAGGTCATGGCGGCAGAGCAGCAGACCGCCATCGACGTCAAGGATGCCGCCAAGGCGGCCGAGGCAGTCGACCAGCCGGAGGTCATCGAGATCGTCCCCGCCCCCGCCGTGTGA